The DNA region TCTTTTCCAGCACCGGATGCAACGCCGCCACCGCTGCGGTGTAGCTGAGCAGGGCCGCCTGGGCGGCAGCCCGATCCCCCAGGGGCGCGAAGGCGTCCGGCTCCAAATGGGCGGGTCCGGGCAGCTCCTCATTAAAATAGGTAACGAACAGGCGCGGGAGGTCGTAGCTCCCGGCAGTGGCGTCCGCCAGGTACGCAGCCAGCGCCGTGTCGAACACGAAGCCCTCCGTAGGCAGCGCCTGTACCAGGGCCGCCCCCATCAAATCCTTTATATTGTGGCCCACCTTGCGGATGTCGGCAGAGAACAGAGCCTTGAGCAAAGCGTGCCAGTCGCCGCCGTAGCGGTCGGCGTACAGCTCCGCCGCCAGGCAGGTGTCCCCTTCCGTCTCACACTGCACTACCAGGGCCGACAGGTCTCCCAATCCGTACACCGTGACAGCTTTCGCCTGCCGCCATAGCTGCAGCAGCTCCTCAGCCCGGGTCTGCTTCGTTACGATCTCCGCCGTGGCGGTGCAGTCCGGCTTTTCCTCCCGCTGCACGGTCCGCTTCAGGCCGTACTTTTCAATGAGCTTGGAAAACTCCAGCTTCAAAAACAGGTCATAAAGCTCCGGCTTAAAGGGCCGGCGCAGGTTGTCCTCCGGGGTGAAATCCAGGGGCACATCGGTGACGATGGTGGCCAGCCAGTAGCTGTGGCGGGCGCTCTCCTCCCCCTCGGTCAGCTTGCGGATGGCGGCGGGCTTGGCGTTTATATCCGGCAGGCGGCGATAAATCTCGTCGATGGAGCCATACGCCTGTACCAGAGCCATAGCGGTTTTCTCGCCCACGCCGGGGACCCCCGGGATATTGTCCGAGGTGTCGCCCATCAGGGCCTTCAGGTCGATCATGTGGATGGGGTCGAAGCCGTAGGCCTCCCGAAAGGTCTCGGGGGTCATGTCCTTGGTGGTGGTCTGCCCCATGCGGGTAGACACCAGCTTCACCTTGGTGTGGTCGGTAATCAGCTGCAGGCTGTCCTTATCTCCGGTAACAGCCACGCAGTCCCAGCCTGCCCTCTCACACTTGCGGCTGATGGTGCCGATCAGATCATCCGCCTCCCAGCCCACCAGCTCATAGCGGGGAATATCCATGGCGTCCAGCACCTGCTTCAGCACCGGTATCTGCATGGCCAGCTCCTCGGGCATGGCCCGGCGGGTGGCCTTGTAATTCTCGTCCGCCGTATGGCGAAAGGTAGGCTCCCGGCGGTCAAAGGTCACACACAGGGCCTCCGGCTGTTCCTCGTCCAGCAGGCGCTGCATCGTGGTCACAAAGCCGTACACCGCATGGGTAAAAAGCCCGTCCCGGGTACTCAGAGGCCGGATGCCGTAAAAGGAACGGTTGATGATGCTGTTTCCGTCAATAACCATCAGCTTCATGGGAAAGCCCTCCGTGAAAAAATCCATGTACCGTAATCATGTGCCGTTTTCTCGACAGTCTCAATTATACGCCATTTTCCCGCTTAAAACAACTAAAACTCTTGACACCGGGCCGTTTTGTGTTACACTTTCTCTTGTTGGCTCGAAGGGAGGGCTTTTTTTGCTGGAATCAATTTGGACTGTGGGCGAGCAGGTTCTCATATTATTCATACTGTCCGGCGTCGGTTTCGTGCTGGGCAAGGCGAAAATGATCGGCGACAAGTTTAGCCGGGATGCCAGCCAGCTGGTGATGTATGTGGTGTCCCCGTGCATGATGGTGGTGGCCTTTCAGCGCAGCTTTGAAAAGGATGTGTTTCATAATTTTTGCATGGCTCTTTTGCTGTCGCTGCTGATCCATCTGCTGAGCATCACCGTAGCCCAGCTTTTCCTGCGGAAGAAAACCGAACGGGCCGCCGCCCTGCGCTTCAGCGTAGTTCTCTCCAACAGCGGCTTTATGGGCTACCCCTTGCAGACGGCTCTCCTGGGCACCATCGGTATTTTCTACGGCTCCGCCTATGTCACCGTGTTCACGGTCTGCTCCTGGACCTATGGCCTGATGCAGATGTCCGGGGGTCGGGTAAAGGCATCGGCCAAGACCCTTTTGCTCAATCCCGGCGTCATCAGCGTAGTGGTGGCTATGGTACTGTACTTCGGCAGCATCTCCCTGCCCGAGGTGATCCTGGCCCCTGTAAACTATCTGGCCCAGCTGAATACGCCCCTGCCTATGGTCATTGTAGGCTACCAGCTTTCCCAGGCCAAGCTCCTCTCGGCCCTCCGGGGGCGGGACATTTGGGTGGCCATCTTCCTGCGGCTCATTGCCATGCCGCTAATGTCCCTGGGCCTGTGTCTGTCGCTTCACGCCGATCATGCGGTTTCCGTGGCCGTGCTGTGCGCGGCGGCAGCTCCCTGCGCTGCCCTGCTGAGCATCTTTGCCACCCGCTATGAGGGGGACAAGTCCCTGGCCTCCAGCCTGGTGGCCCTGGAGACTCTGCTCAGTGCCCTGACCATGCCGGTGATGGTCGGCCTGGCGGTGGCGTTTTTGTGATAAAATTTGTTTCCAATTTAATTTCTGTCAAAAACAGCCCTGCGACTGATAATGTCGCAGGGCTGTTTAATTGCATTTCATTATTACGGTATATAACATGAGAGTTCAAAGGACCCGGATATTTTTCTTCTGGCGGCAAAGGAGTGCGGTGTGAAGCCGGAACTATTCGATGATTCCCTGGACGCCTGTCGGGGCGCCAAAGCTGCCGGTATGCACGCAATCGGCGTGTACGATCCGTATTTTGATGTATCAGAAGTCGAAATGCGTAAGCTCTGTGACAGGTATATACACAGCTTCACAGAATTGGTGGAGGCGTAAGTGCAGTCATATTTATATGGGAAGGACGGCAGACCTGCGGGCCCGCCGTCCTGCTCTTTATAGGAAAAAGAAAAGACACCCTGTTGGGTGCCTTCTCTGTGTTGGCGCTACCTATTTTTCCGGGCCGTCTCCAGCCAAGTATCGTGGGCAGAAGCGAGCTTAACTTCCGTGTTCGGGATGGGAACGGGTGGACCCTCGCCCTAATCAGCACCAACTATGAAGTTTATTGCACCTTCAAAACCGAACAATGTATTATCGAGAATCAGGAAGGCTTATTGCCTGCATAAATTGTAGGTCAAGCCCTCGGGCTATTAGTACCGGTCAGCTGCGTACATTACTGCACTTCCACCTCCGGCCTATCAACCAGATCGTCTTTCTGGGCCCTTACTCCATAAAGGATGAGAGATCTCATCTTAGGGGGAGTTTCACGCTTAGATGCTTTCAGCGTTTATCTCGTCCATACATAGCTACCCAGCTATGCCCTTGGCAGGACAACTGGTGCACCAGAGGTATGTCCATCCCGGTCCTCTCGTACTAAGGACAGCTCCCTTCAAATCTCTTACGCCCGCAACAGATAGGGACCGAACTGTCTCACGACGTTCTGAACCCAGCTCGCGTGCCGCTTTAATTGGCGAACAGCCAAACCCTTGGGACCGAATACAGCCCCCAGGATGCGACGAGCCGACATCGAGGTGCCAAACCTCCCCGTCGCTGTGGACGCTTGGGGGAGATCAGCCTGTTATCCCCCAGGGTAGCTTTTATCCGTTGAGCGATGGCATTTCCACTCACATACCACCGGATCACTAACTCCAACTTTCGTTACTGCTCGACCCGTCGGTCTCGCAGTTAGGCTCGTTTATGCGTTTACACTCAATGCACGATTTCCGTCCGTGCTGAACGAACCTTTGAGCGCCTCCGTTACTCTTTTGGAGGCGACCGCCCCAGTCAAACTGCCCGTCTAACAGTGTCCCCCGACCCGATTCAGGGCCGCAGGTTAGGAAACCAGCAATCCAAGAGTGGTATCCCACCGGTGACTCCACCGAAGCTGACGCCCCGGCTTCCTAGTCTCCCACCTATCCTGTACATGAATTACCGATTCCCAGTATTAAACTGCAGTAAAGCTCCATGGGGTCTTTCCGTCTAGTTGCGGGTAACTGGCATCTTCACCAGTACTACAATTTCGCCGGGCGGGCTGTCGAGACAGTGCCCAAATCATTACGCCATTCGTGCGGGTCAGAACTTACCTGACAAGGAATTTCGCTACCTTAGGACCGTTATAGTTACGGCCGCCGTTTACCGGGGCTTCAATTCAATGCTTCGGATTGCTCCTGACATCTCCTCTTAACCTTCCGGCACCGGGCAGGCGTCAGCCCATATACGTCATCTTTCGATTTAGCATAGACCTGTGTTTTTGGTAAACAGTTGCTTGGGCCTATTCACTGCGGCCTCTTTCGAGGCTCCCCTTCTTCCGAAGTTACGGGGTCAATTTGCCGAGTTCCTTAACAACCCTTCTCCCGTTGGCCTTAGGATTCTCTCCTCATCTACCTGTGTCGGTTTGCGGTACGGGCACCTTAGCATACACCGGAGCTTTTCTCGCCTCTGAGCATCGCAGACTTCCCTACTATATTTCAGTCCCTTACGCCCAGCTCAACCAACGGCTGGGTTCTGCTATCTCAAAGTGTCCTTCCGGTTTAAGGTTCGGTGGCTACGGAATTTCTACCGTATGTGCATCGACTACGCCTTGCGGCCTCGCCTTAGCTCCCGGCTTACCTTGGGCGGACGAACCTTCCCCAAGAAACCTTAGATTTTCGGCCATTATGATTCCCACATAATTCTCGCTACTCATTCCGGCATTCTCACTCGTGTACAGTCCACCGCTCCTTTCGATGCGACTTCACCCCATACACGACGCTCCCCTACCACTGTTCTAGGAACAATCCTAAGCTTCGGTTATACGCTTAGCCCCGTTACATTTTCCGCGCAGAGTCACTCGACCAGTGATCTATTACGAACTCTTTTAATGAATGGCTGCTTCTAAGCCAACATCCTGGTTGTTTTCGCAACTCCACATCGTTTTCCACTTAGCGTATATTAGGGACCTTAGCTGTAGGTCTGGGCTGTTTCCCTTTTGACAATGAAACTTATCTCACACTGTCTGACTGCTGATCATCAATTAGCCGGCATTCTGAGTTTGATAGAGTTCAGTAAGCTTATCGCCCCCTAGCTCATTCAGTGCTTTACCTCCGGTAATCTAAATCAACGCTAGCCCTAAAGCTATTTCGGGGAGAACCAGCTATCTCCGAGTTCGATTGGAATTTCTCCGCTAACCACAAGTCATCGCCGGTCATTGCAACGAACGTGCGTTCGGTCCTCCATGAGATTTTACTCTCACTTCAACCTGCTCATGGTTAGGTCACCCGGTTTCGGGTCTATGGCAACGAACTTTATACGCCCTATTCAGACTCGCTCTCGCTTCGGCTTCGGTACTGAATACCTTAACCTTGCTCGTTACTATAACTCGCCGGACCGTTCTACAAAAAGTACCTCATCACCCTTTAACGGGCTTTGAGTGCTTGTAAGCACAAGGTTTCAGGTTCTCTTTCACTCCCCTCCCGGGGTCCTTTTCACCTTTCCCTCACGGTACTGCTCCTCTATCGGTCATCAGGTAGTATTTAGGCTTGGATGGTGGTCCACCCGTTTTCCCACGGGGTTCCTCGTGTCCCGCGGTACTCTGGATACTCGCTGTCAGCTTCCTCTTTCAAATACGGGGCTCTCACCCTCTATGGCCGGCCTTCCCATGCCGTTCTTTTAGATTCCTCTGATCGTGATGCAAGTCCTAACCCCGGAGAATAAATCCTCCGGTTTGGCCTCCTCCGCGTTCGCTCGCCACTACTAGCGGAATCTCGGTTGATGTCTTTTCCTGCCCCTACTTAGATGTTTCAGTTCAGGGCGTTCCCTTCGTACGCCTATTTGATTCAACGCACGATACTGGAGTATTGCTCCAGTGGGTTTCCCCATTCGGAAATCTCCGGATCAACGGATATTTGCTCCTCCCCGAAGCTTATCGCAGCTTGTCGCGTCCTTCATCGGCTCCTGATGCCAAGGCATTCCCCTTGCGCTCTTTATAGCTTGACCTATTAGAGATATGGTTCTCTATAGTTGAATTATGCAGGCAATCACAGATTACGCAAAATTGTTATTGTTACCCTCATCTTTCCAGATGTTGTCCACAATTAAAATCAACTTACTTTCTTTCAAGTCTCCTTGAAAGACCTCTCTGTTGCCTTGCTTTCATCACTTTAATACATTGTTCAGTTTTCAAGGTGCAATCTCCAGCCTTTGTTAAGGCCAGAAATAAGTACTCAATTTCTTTGAATACTTATTTCCGAGCTTACTCAGATTGGTGGGCCCGAGTGGGCTCGAACCACCGACCTTACGATTATCAGTCGTACGCTCTAGCCAGCTGAGCTACGGGCCCATATTTCCTTTTTGGTGGAGATAGTCGGGATCGAACCGGCGACCTCCTGCTTGCAAGGCAGGCGCTCTCCCAGCTGAGCTATATCCCCGTCCTATCTTCAAGGGTGTGTGCCCTCTAAATTAAACAACGACAAAACGAAATCTTAAACGGTCTGACCAGGATGTTACAAGTCAAGCTCTTGGCCTGCTTGAGGTCTCCTTAGAAAGGAGGTGATCCAGCCGCTCGTTCTCGAACGGCTACCTTGTTACGACTTCACCCCAATTATCGAACCCACCTTCGACCGCGCCCTCCATAATTGGTTAGGCTACGGGCTTCGGGTGTTCCCGACTCTCATGGTGTGACGGGCGGTGTGTACAAGGCCCGGGAACGTATTCACCGCGGCATGCTGATCCGCGATTACTAGCGATTCCGACTTCATGTGGGCGGGTTGCAGCCCACAATCTGAACTGGGACGGCTTTTAGGGGTTCGCTCCATCTTGCGATTTTGCATCCCTC from Vescimonas fastidiosa includes:
- the polA gene encoding DNA polymerase I, translated to MKLMVIDGNSIINRSFYGIRPLSTRDGLFTHAVYGFVTTMQRLLDEEQPEALCVTFDRREPTFRHTADENYKATRRAMPEELAMQIPVLKQVLDAMDIPRYELVGWEADDLIGTISRKCERAGWDCVAVTGDKDSLQLITDHTKVKLVSTRMGQTTTKDMTPETFREAYGFDPIHMIDLKALMGDTSDNIPGVPGVGEKTAMALVQAYGSIDEIYRRLPDINAKPAAIRKLTEGEESARHSYWLATIVTDVPLDFTPEDNLRRPFKPELYDLFLKLEFSKLIEKYGLKRTVQREEKPDCTATAEIVTKQTRAEELLQLWRQAKAVTVYGLGDLSALVVQCETEGDTCLAAELYADRYGGDWHALLKALFSADIRKVGHNIKDLMGAALVQALPTEGFVFDTALAAYLADATAGSYDLPRLFVTYFNEELPGPAHLEPDAFAPLGDRAAAQAALLSYTAAVAALHPVLEKRLREMDMTELYETVELPLCAVLARMERRGFLVDGKALAAFGRDMAGKITDLEQRIYDQAGETFNINSPKQLGTVLFEKMQLPHGKKTKTGWSTNADVLEKLRWQAPIVADVLQYRQYAKLKSTYADGLLKVIEPDGRIRTSFQMTVTATGRLSSTEPNLQNIPTRTEVGSRIRGMFVAAPGHVLVDADYSQVELRLLAHISGDEAMQQAFLSGQDFHTLTAAKVFHVAPEEVTSRMRSSAKAVNFGIVYGISAFSLAQDIGVSVAEAKEYMERYFDTYRGVKRYMEQVVETAREKGYVETLMHRRRALPELKSSNFNMRSFGERVALNMPIQGTAADIMKLAMVRVEQRLQAEGLAAKLIMQVHDELIVECPEGEKEAVERLLEEEMSGVVHLSVPLPAQAHSGKTWLEAKG
- a CDS encoding AEC family transporter, producing MLESIWTVGEQVLILFILSGVGFVLGKAKMIGDKFSRDASQLVMYVVSPCMMVVAFQRSFEKDVFHNFCMALLLSLLIHLLSITVAQLFLRKKTERAAALRFSVVLSNSGFMGYPLQTALLGTIGIFYGSAYVTVFTVCSWTYGLMQMSGGRVKASAKTLLLNPGVISVVVAMVLYFGSISLPEVILAPVNYLAQLNTPLPMVIVGYQLSQAKLLSALRGRDIWVAIFLRLIAMPLMSLGLCLSLHADHAVSVAVLCAAAAPCAALLSIFATRYEGDKSLASSLVALETLLSALTMPVMVGLAVAFL
- a CDS encoding HAD family hydrolase, with product MFLLAAKECGVKPELFDDSLDACRGAKAAGMHAIGVYDPYFDVSEVEMRKLCDRYIHSFTELVEA